A region of the Apium graveolens cultivar Ventura chromosome 6, ASM990537v1, whole genome shotgun sequence genome:
GTCCTATGACACTGCAAACAAAGCAAAATATACCAAGTTTTTCACTTTTAAAATTAATCCAACTCCAATTGTTTCCTTCTCGCTTTATCTTTAACCTTCGTTATAGGGGCCTTTCTACGTTCACTGCAACCCGAATTTTATATATGGTTTCCAGCCTCCTTCAAATGTTCCTGGATTTGATCTGACATACTTTCCCGTTACTGTACCTATGTTTTTCAAAATGTTCTCAGAGACAAAGCCCCTTGGCATATCATGTATATATATCATGTATATGTATCCACATTTCCATATCTTGTATCTGAACCGTAGTTGGATGTTCACCAATTTCCACTTGATGAAGCACAAGTATCTATTTTTTAATAGACCAAGGCCCTCCCTCTATAACCTTTGCCACATCCAGTTTATGATAGAATATGAGCGAGTATTTCCGACCTCCCATCTCATACACCTCCATTCCTTCTTTGGGTCGGCACTCAACTTAAGGAATTGGAAATGGAAATCTGTACTGGGATTGAACATTTGGGATGTCAATTTCAATGTGAAAACAATCTCACTTTCTTGAGTATCATTGACAGTGAAGATATTGATTGGGAGTGGTTTGAAAGCACCCAAAAGATGGAAGTTCTTAGGCTCGGGATGGATGAAGTGCCAAGTTCTGGTATGGAAATGATTACTTTAGACAAGCTACTTTGCAATATGCCTAGACTCAATTCTCTTTTCCTTGATGGCTTCTTCCTCAAGGTAATCTTTAATATCCTACTAGTAGTAAAATTGTTATTTAACTAATATAATTAGTTGTTCCAACTAAACATCTTACAAAAGTAATTTTTTCCGATATACTCAGATATAAACGTGTTTGTATGTAGATTCTTGAATCAGGTGCAGGTATTTTGAAGAAGTTCACGAGAGCTATGGAGAACATGAAATATCTGTACCTTCACCGTATTGAATTATATGATTTGATTCAGATTCAACATGTTCTTTGTTTGGTCAGAAGTTCACCTTATCTGCACACTCTTGACATCGATCTGGTGAGAACTTTTTTTCCCAATCTTATCATAATCCTAAGATAGACTTGGAATAAACTGATTTTCTTATCAATGGACAAATTATGTTATCAAATAGTAGATATTTTAGAATACTGAATATACCATATTGGCTGCATATAAATGTGACCCTAGATGTTTTTGTGTTTCAACTTGTAACTAAGTATAATTCACAAAACATACCCCATATGTTTTTCCCTCTCCTATCTAGAAAGAACTTAATTAAGCAAGGAATGAATTTTATTCAAGAATAAATGCTTTAAACCTACAATGTTAGGTATATTTTATTCTTGCTCATAAACCTAAAATACTTAAATTAGAACACTGAGTGTCGGACATGTAACCTAACTGTATTCTGACTAGGACCGATATAATCTAAAAAAAAATATAGCCCAAAACAGGCCTAAAAGAAGAGAAATGAATGAACCACCTAAAAGCCCCCCTCTGGAAGGCTTAGTCTAGTATCTACCCCTTTGTCTAGTGTCTGTTTTTAATCCAAATGTGAGTATCTACCCCTTTGTTTATGTACCTGTCTACACTCTGCATCATGCAGTAAGTTTTACACAATCTAAATTTGGAATCATATTTTCCCCTTGATTGTGTGGTCGCTCCTACTAAAAGAGTGTGAGATCCCTTTCTCATAAATACATAATCCTTTCCTCCTTTAGATTTTATGCATAATCTTTTTAACTGCAATAAAGATGACCTTACACATCGCTCTGTACAAGTGATAATCACTTTAAACTATAATTTTTATTCACTTCCACTCAAAAGTTTTCTTTGCTCTTttgaataatattttttttttctcttcaTTCTATAACAGGATTTAGTATGAACTCATGTCTCTTTAAGAATTCACATTATATTTGAAAGTTTCTCCGCTCATCTATTACAAAGTTGTAtatgttggaataatcttaaatttagttattaattatttgtttatttaattattagatatttagcaatgattaattattagagaaaaatattattttagaattgtttagtagtggggtagtggagttatggagtaaattatggacatgtaatttacccattaattagtagtggttagttttagtaatagttagttttaatatgtttgtaaagcctatataatggctagtttaccttgagttttaggagagaaaaagaaataacaaaaaatatagcagtacaagttctctgcaaaatgtaggtgtcttttttTTCTGAAGTTTTTTTTCCAACATGGCATCAGAGCCATATGATCCAGGGCTTATAAAACTCTTATAaaaatacacatatacatatatatattatccttAATATTTTCCATGGCATCTACAAATGCAAAAAATATGGGCATCTGTCAAAGAATTGTAGATTTCAGAATGATGAAGAAAGATTAGCACAATTGATCGAGGGAGAACCACTCCTTTAGAGTTGTGGAAAGATCCAAAGTGTttttggagagaaagtgctccaaagtgttttttgagagaaagtgctccaaagtgtttttgatgaGATAGTGCATAAAAATTGATGGtgatgagaagtgcatcacaggcgaagagaaagtgcttcgtaaatttaagattatgggggtgaatgttggaataatcttaaatttagttattaattatttgtttatttaattattagatatttagcaatgattaattattagagaaaaatattattttagaattgtttagtagtggggtagtggagttatggagtaaattatggacatgtaatttacccattaattagtagtggttagttttagtaatagttagttttaatatgtttgtaaagcctatataatggctagtttatcTTGAGTTTTAGGAGAGAAAAAGAAATAACAAAaaatatagcagtacaagttctctgcaaaatgtaggtgtcttctttttttctctaagtttttcCAACAGTATAAATGGTGGCATGGGGTCATAATTATATAATCAATTTATTTGGTGGCTGGTCAGGACAATTTGTCAGTTTTAGAGATTGGGTTTTATTATTCACTACTGTATCTTATTTTATATGAAGAAGTTACAACTTATTATTAGAAGATACTATATGTTATCTACAATATTTGTGATAGTAACATGAATTTTTAATGCATAGATATCCATCAAGAACTAACTGGATAGCTTCTATATTAACATTGTATATAGGATCATGGAGTACATAGCAGTGATGGTATGGACTTACTGGACCTTGCGATGTTGTCGGACCACATGATTCGGCTTGAAACCCTTAAAATATACAACTTGATTGGTTCCCGTGCCGAGTTTCAGTTCCTTAAACTTTTGCTTGCATCTTCCCCTTCGCTTAAACGGATTGAACTTAAAATGAAAGACATAGTTGATGATCCTACAGAAGAGTTGAGGATTTCACAAGAGTTGTTGCAGATCCCTAGAGCATCCAATTCTGCACAGATCCAGTGGATGTAGTAGCGAGTCTAGTGGCAGGGTTGACTGGTGTATCTTGTGCAGCAGAGCTGTAGTTCTTCTGGCTTATTTCAACAGAGCTGTAGTTCTTCTGGCTTATTTCAAAACTCTTATTAAAGTGCACATTGAACCTTTTTTTGGTGGTTGTAAAATCAATTGGTTTATAACGAACTCATCAAGGTCCCTTATAACTTGTAACCATCTGAAAGACATTTCTGCCATAGACCATACTGTTTTTGCAAACTCACATGTAAACAAGACATGAGTATCTGTTTCAGTTTCAGAATGACACCAGGGACACAGTATACTGATGTTAACCTGTTTCGTTGCCAGTGCGTGAGCTGTAGACAGACATGACTTACAAACTCGCCATAAGAAATTGGTAACCTTGCATGGTAATTTTAACGACCATAGCTTGGTCCAATACAGCTTAAGCGCATCTTCAGATTCACCTTGCATCCATCGATACCCATTCTTTACTGTAAACTCCCCTTTCTCCTCTAATATCCAAAATCATTAATGTGTGGTATCATTCATCGGCAACGGGATTTTCTTAATTAGCTTAGCATCTCGACTTTGGAAAATGTCATGAATGACATCATAATCCCATTTACGCTCGTCATCCTGCATTAAGCTATATACTGTGTTATCGTGTATCTGCACAGGCATTGGAGTCATTACATATTCATTATTCACCTCCGGTAGCCAAGGAACACCCCAAACACATATATCCTTTCCATTCCCTATGCTTTTCCGAGCCCCTGCCTTGACCACCTCTATAGACGCCAAGATACTTCTCCAAACATAACTTAAACATAACTTGGATTTGTTCCTACTTCAGCATCTAAGAAACTCGAATTAGGATAATCCTTCGGCTTCATTACTGCAGAAATTAATGGGTTAATCCCTTAAGTAATCTCTGTTGGGAAAAACAATAGAACAACAACTAAATTAACACAACGAGACAGTTATCTAACGaataacaagaacaaggcaaATCACCAATAACGAAAACAAGCCACGATGATTGAAAACATTAAATAATCAGAAACTGTAAAATAAAACAAGACGAGGAAGAAAGCTTATCGTAGATGTTCAACGGCGATCAGACGTCAGTCAGTCGCCCGGAAATATGTATGTGTATATTTTCTAGAAAGAGAAGGGGGATGAGGAGGCTGCTAGGGTTTTCAAGATGTATATCCCACTTTTCATCAAAAacatttttcttctttttaatcCCAAAAAAAAACATAACTGATCAGTTTTAATTAACATAAATATTTTTACTTAAAACatattttaatatgaatattATTTAGAATTGTAACAGTTAgacatacccaatttaccaagcCGAGACCCATAAATTCTAGGCCCACTAACAAATTCTAacaaataatatttatattaatatattatattaagtcactatttatttaattaaaacaatAGTAAAATCTCTcacccaggtcgcctcgcgtaccGAAACATTCGCCCATCGACTCGACCCGGGTCGTGGCGAGGCGAGGCGGCGGCGGCGCGCGTGTGCGTGCGCGCGAGGCCCATACTACCCTCACATGTGCATGTGTGCGTGTGTGCAAACCCacatgccttagtagttgcaCTACACTTGCATGTTATACAATATAAAGccaccaacactcttttaccataTCAATGTGGTACTCAAGTTTTTACAATTTAGTCAACCACAAACCAATTTCAAGCTAGCCATTACAACTCCACGTTTCCTTTCCTCTTGATCTCTCCCATGTAAATATGTCTCCGGACTCTTAAATATAAACCAAAACTAATACAAATCCAATTATTAAACCGAAATTATATTACTGTCAAAGGTTACAATACGGAAGCGCGGCTAAAAGCGGAACTCCAAAAGTCAATATACTTCAATCCtaaggtcctcgaactccaatgatATCTAATTCGATTTCTTAGACGAAACCTAAAAAAATGTAAGAATGAGCTGCGAAACCcagcaagaaaccaatcgatcTAACTAGTAGGCCAAATAACATATACAATATAACAAAAATACGATAATTATACGACACGATATTCGAAACAAACATTTTCTATACACATTCTTACTCTTATTCGACACATAcgatacacataacacataaataACAATAATTTAAAACCCATAATTCATGCCACGACAACTACAACCCGCTGATAACTCttctaaattttcagaaaactgtcactacaatccggtgaccaCGGTcataagttcttattcgatattttcacaaaccatggtacaaatcaaagatctcaaatgatcgtctagacatcacatatatatattcatacatAATCTATATCACATAATACTATCAAATACATCATCATTTAGCCaaagttttgataatcaaatttACACGTATAtcacacaattttgaaaacactagaaCGATCGATCGAAAACGTACCTCAAAACCTGACAAGATCTGAATATAccctttttgaccctctaaacgatgttTTCTTAGAAAATATAAAACACGGAAGTTGTAtagaacgaaaagacctttccgaaaagtctaGAATCAACAAATtttgacttacgatgaattttctacgaattttacaagattgctgatttTGGTGTATAAAACCCTACGAAATTTAATAATTAAGGCGAGGAAGACggatatggtgtatttataacgatataaaaccctatatcttaacctataagttatccatattagaatcttaCCCAAATTTTAGTCCCATtggtctaattcaattttaatatcctaatatttatctaattttaatactttttgttttattattttattattaatcttattctaaaaattaccggatattacatactaccctccttaaaaagaatttggtccccaaattcacaacaattcCATACATCTAGGCTCTCTAATCTCTTATAGGTGAAActtaaactatggtccacaagatcgatgtaacacccccagatccggggtcggggatccgggtcgtcacggtctttctttccacaatatcacttcacttaattaataataataaccttatgttgtgaccccacactaacacacaccacaacccgttatagtctcagagatgaaatttaaataagtacaagtctttgaatccacaatttaaaagttattacaacccaaaatgattacttgataaatttatagttaattgccattatctgccacaagttataattatacataatttgattctcaaaaatagaatgcctgatctaccaatagatctacctctgcagctatagcagccacaacatcatcgggaagacgcgggacgcttcccacgcgcttgcgctgggtctgctggagtctggccatctttcctaactgttgttgtgtgatgaagaaataaagcaagagtgagccttacagctcgcaagataatatatagtgataacaataatataagtatctaaatggatacttactagaatcttttatcatgagtaagataattacttactagatataagtaaaaacaagggatgaagttaccaaatacttcactatacttatatcatttataaagctacttgaactaccactgttcaaagtataatgagctttcaacagttcatcacatagatgagactaccagacaagatttgaatagattaaatctttgaaatattattaaaggaaatgaagttatgatatacttcatttagttctgatatatataaatatatccacttatacatcttctttatatatttcctgaaaacttctgtcatgtaaagtatgaacagaattgcaatatccaataaatttggaaaggaaaagaatttggcataaaccagatatcttgctgatcaggcaaagatacccataagtaaccttttctactagtagatggacgaattccccactggtcatcaccctggtcgcaataggaccttatgctggactgccactcagccacttatgcatttgatggactcccactgagccacttacactatcatggacgcccactgagcccatgttgcttatgccgactcaatagatggacttacttcccgaacattgggtaagtaatcaattcatttaccaaaactgcaaccttgttgcgaatataaaatacaccatagagccggatccctcaggttttgagcgagtatttaaatccccttaaaaaggaagatcttaaatataaaaatgagttttgggatccgctctaacttttaaaaatcattttgaagactcgaaaacactttatagagtgtttggagtaaagctgatttaatgaagtaaatcagtccccagaatatttagaaaatgactgaatattattatttaaataatattcccataaagaataatctttataaaaataattgaattagaagtattaaaacttatacttgaaacgagtattaaataaccaaagatatacttatatgaaagtactatctttatttgaataatcgaaaataagtttgattattgacaccttattctttaataaaatagagaatatacctcagcaaataatcggagtcatagatcctcaaatgaatattcaaataatattcattaaataatataaactgagtcataagccctcaaatgaatattcaaataatattcaataaataatataaaagagtcataagccctcgaatgaatattcaaataatattcagataaataaataaaagggtcataagccctcgaatgaatattcaaataatattcagataaataaataaaaggagtcataagtccccgaatgaatattcaaaataatattcatttaatataaaggagtcatatgccttcgaataatattcgaaataatattcaataataaaataaagttaaagttatcgaataaaccttattcgattaatagttttgaaaactatgatcatatatatatataagtatatatatatatatttatatccatatatacaaaatctactcgggatcctcgactcccggttttagaaaatattttcacctttgggtccctgtactaagggtatatgcaaattaccgctatcctctagcataggtattatcaactgaatcaacagatatatatggaaagaatgcgaaacaggcatgcatatatatatatatataccatagcagcatgcttcaatatattgcatcatttgctaattaaccaacatgcatctatcgcaagataatgcaaatacatatattcatcacaacaacagttataacgggtagaaaacttgcctgagcgacttggggtgataaaaggctcgggacgagtctggtaacctataaacaataagtaagttggaattaaaccaaagtcacttgtaaatctata
Encoded here:
- the LOC141668907 gene encoding uncharacterized protein LOC141668907, coding for MEVLRLGMDEVPSSGMEMITLDKLLCNMPRLNSLFLDGFFLKILESGAGILKKFTRAMENMKYLYLHRIELYDLIQIQHVLCLVRSSPYLHTLDIDLDHGVHSSDGMDLLDLAMLSDHMIRLETLKIYNLIGSRAEFQFLKLLLASSPSLKRIELKMKDIVDDPTEELRISQELLQIPRASNSAQIQWM